In one window of Haloimpatiens sp. FM7315 DNA:
- a CDS encoding selenium metabolism-associated LysR family transcriptional regulator, with protein sequence MNERKLRIFYEVSKELNMTKVAEKLYVSQPSISQAINDLERELDVKLFERIGKKIYLTYYGEVLLKYVRRILNIYDEASRVMKDINSLKGGKLIIGASTTIGIYIMPDVIGKFSKKYPDIDISIIVENTENIVKLIEENKLDIAFVEGPVHSDEIRLEKFCEDELVFITNSDHPWTRDKKIVKEDILKEKIIIREKGSGTREVFVDALKKRDIDFKIFMELGHTEAIKKAVEAGIGVSCISKRCVKDEVNYGKLVVAKIDDLRIIRNLYLIDHKDKYISKLIRTFVNFAKEYITK encoded by the coding sequence ATGAATGAAAGAAAACTAAGAATTTTTTATGAGGTAAGTAAGGAACTCAATATGACAAAGGTAGCTGAAAAACTATATGTAAGTCAGCCATCTATTAGTCAAGCTATAAATGATTTAGAAAGAGAATTAGATGTTAAATTATTTGAAAGAATAGGTAAAAAGATATATTTAACTTATTATGGAGAAGTTTTACTTAAATATGTTAGAAGAATATTAAATATCTATGATGAGGCGTCTAGAGTTATGAAGGATATTAATAGTTTAAAAGGAGGTAAACTTATTATAGGGGCTAGTACTACTATTGGAATATACATAATGCCAGATGTTATTGGAAAATTTTCTAAGAAATATCCTGATATAGATATATCTATAATAGTAGAAAACACAGAAAATATTGTAAAGCTTATAGAGGAAAATAAGCTTGATATAGCTTTCGTTGAAGGACCGGTTCATTCTGATGAAATTAGACTTGAAAAATTTTGTGAAGATGAATTGGTTTTTATAACCAATAGTGATCACCCTTGGACAAGGGATAAAAAAATAGTAAAGGAAGATATTCTGAAAGAGAAAATAATAATACGTGAAAAAGGTAGTGGTACAAGAGAGGTATTTGTAGATGCTTTGAAGAAAAGAGATATAGATTTTAAAATTTTCATGGAACTTGGGCATACAGAAGCAATAAAAAAGGCTGTAGAAGCAGGAATTGGTGTTTCCTGCATATCAAAAAGATGTGTTAAAGATGAAGTTAATTATGGTAAATTGGTAGTTGCTAAAATAGATGATTTAAGGATTATAAGGAATCTTTACCTTATTGATCATAAAGATAAGTATATTTCAAAATTAATTAGGACTTTTGTAAACTTTGCCAAAGAATACATAACTAAATGA
- a CDS encoding flavin reductase family protein, with amino-acid sequence MEKVQGNKKSCLQPKPNILVSCRGANGKNNALAVAYCCNCSYNPPMIMVGITPSRYSYNIIKETGAFAVNIVTEDQKDIFDYMGSHSGRDEDKFAKLNIKVEEGIKVNVPLIGECPVNIECKVVDSILTGSHEMFVGKVEYVHANKEIVDDNGNIDFSKLELI; translated from the coding sequence ATGGAAAAAGTTCAAGGAAATAAGAAGTCATGTTTACAGCCAAAGCCTAATATTTTAGTTTCTTGTAGAGGAGCTAATGGTAAAAATAATGCTTTAGCAGTAGCATATTGCTGTAATTGTAGCTACAATCCCCCTATGATTATGGTGGGAATTACTCCTTCTAGATATTCCTATAATATTATAAAAGAGACTGGCGCTTTTGCAGTAAATATTGTTACGGAAGATCAAAAGGATATATTTGATTATATGGGAAGTCATAGTGGAAGAGATGAGGATAAATTTGCAAAGCTTAATATTAAAGTAGAGGAAGGTATAAAAGTAAATGTACCTTTAATAGGGGAGTGTCCAGTTAACATTGAGTGTAAGGTTGTGGATTCTATACTAACAGGATCTCACGAAATGTTTGTAGGTAAGGTTGAATATGTACATGCAAATAAAGAAATAGTGGACGATAATGGTAATATTGATTTTTCAAAATTAGAATTAATTTAA
- a CDS encoding YibE/F family protein, with product MTIVCGISKKSLASIVSTLISTLISVIIFLIVVKINSWQGIHFESMEFLTHSPIEIFIVEIIIGTLGAVMDISISISSSLKEIHDLTPEIEVKSLIKSGIDIGKDIMGTMANTLLFAYISGSIPMIILLLKNDYSIYYILNINLSLEFIRALTGSIGVVLCIPISIYISVFFIKNLRLEKLR from the coding sequence ATAACCATAGTATGTGGTATATCGAAAAAATCCCTAGCTTCAATAGTGAGCACACTAATTTCAACTTTAATATCTGTTATTATCTTTTTAATAGTAGTCAAAATAAATAGCTGGCAAGGCATACATTTTGAAAGCATGGAATTTTTGACTCATTCTCCAATTGAAATATTTATAGTTGAAATCATTATTGGAACACTTGGGGCTGTAATGGACATATCCATATCTATATCATCTTCCTTAAAAGAAATACATGACTTAACCCCTGAAATAGAAGTAAAAAGCCTTATAAAATCAGGTATAGACATAGGAAAAGATATTATGGGAACTATGGCAAATACTTTACTATTTGCTTATATAAGCGGAAGCATTCCTATGATAATATTACTTTTAAAAAATGACTATTCCATTTATTATATTCTAAATATAAACCTTTCCTTGGAATTTATAAGAGCACTTACTGGAAGTATTGGTGTAGTTTTATGTATACCTATTTCAATTTACATATCAGTCTTTTTTATAAAAAATTTACGATTGGAGAAGCTTAGATAA
- a CDS encoding flavodoxin domain-containing protein, with the protein MAIKIFEGAKTSNTKVRLLNVEKANIDDVINSDIVCLGCPAMGAEELEETIMEPFIESISSLLKGKKIALFGSYGWGDGEWMVNFKDRMEEYGAKLLAKGLIINGEPDESQLEECIEYGENLAKF; encoded by the coding sequence ATGGCAATAAAAATATTTGAAGGTGCTAAAACATCAAATACAAAGGTTAGACTTCTTAATGTTGAGAAAGCAAATATTGATGATGTTATAAACTCGGATATTGTTTGTCTTGGTTGCCCTGCTATGGGGGCAGAAGAACTTGAAGAAACTATAATGGAGCCTTTTATAGAATCAATTTCAAGTTTATTAAAAGGGAAGAAAATAGCTCTCTTTGGTTCTTATGGCTGGGGAGATGGAGAATGGATGGTAAATTTCAAAGATAGAATGGAAGAATATGGAGCTAAGCTGTTAGCCAAGGGGCTTATAATAAATGGTGAACCTGATGAATCTCAGTTAGAAGAATGCATAGAATATGGAGAAAATTTAGCAAAATTTTAG
- a CDS encoding HAMP domain-containing protein: protein MKEFYFYFYIGALFIVLILSLIYSNMITKPLIKITNIAFKMANLNFTEKCEIKSNDEIGNLAASLNSLSFNLNNALTSMKKANEKLEFDIEREKNYQKLEEIL from the coding sequence ATGAAAGAATTTTATTTTTACTTTTATATAGGTGCTCTTTTTATAGTTTTAATACTTTCTTTAATTTATTCTAATATGATAACAAAGCCTTTAATCAAAATAACAAATATAGCCTTTAAAATGGCAAACTTAAATTTTACGGAAAAATGTGAAATAAAAAGCAATGATGAAATAGGTAACTTAGCAGCTTCTTTAAACTCTCTATCTTTTAATCTAAATAATGCACTAACTTCAATGAAAAAAGCCAATGAAAAGTTAGAATTTGACATAGAAAGAGAAAAAAATTATCAGAAATTAGAAGAGATTTTGTAG
- the ptsG gene encoding glucose-specific PTS transporter subunit IIBC: MIKKSFGVLQQIGKALMLPVALLPVAGILLALGSMFQETQFLNIIPALNAGWFQALAKVMAQSGGIIFSNLSLIFAVGVAVGLAGGEGVAGLAAIVGFLIMNVTMGLVAGVTSDIVANNPAYANVLGIPTLQTGVFGGIIIGIAAAQIYKKFHNIEFPAYLGFFAGKRFVPIVTAVFALFIGIIMTFAWPPIQDGLNIFSHSMIDANKTFAAFVFGVIERSLIPFGLHHIFYNPFWFQFGEYTTKAGEIVRGDNLIFFAQLKDHVTLTAGTFMTGKFPFMMFGLPAAAYAMYKEAKPENRKLVGGLLFSAALTSFLTGITEPIEFSFLFVAPILFAIHCVFAGLSFMTMQILKVKIGMTFSGGLIDFLLFGVFPNRTSWWLVIVVGLFFAVIYYFGFRFAIRKFNLKTPGREEEGKEKVIVNVKGFELATAVLAALGGKSNIKNLDACITRLRVSVNDIKKVDKNQLKSLGAAGVMEVGNNIQAIFGPKSDQLKSQIKNIIDGKIITYASKESVDKNSLVKKEEDNLFVSPIEGKILSIAEVPDEVFSQKMMGDGFAIEPSKDLGEVVSPVNGTVMTVFPTKHAIAIMSDNGNEILIHIGIDSVNLKGEGFEVLAKEGDKITAGQLLLKVNFGEIKTKIPSIITPIIFTNLPEDKKVSVKNGDKVTVGQKNIITII; encoded by the coding sequence ATGATAAAAAAATCTTTTGGTGTTTTGCAACAAATTGGTAAAGCATTAATGTTGCCTGTTGCCTTACTTCCTGTTGCCGGTATACTTCTAGCACTAGGCTCTATGTTTCAAGAGACTCAGTTTCTAAACATAATACCAGCTTTAAATGCAGGATGGTTTCAAGCTTTAGCCAAAGTTATGGCTCAATCAGGAGGAATTATATTTAGTAATCTTTCTTTAATCTTTGCTGTTGGAGTTGCTGTAGGTCTTGCAGGTGGTGAAGGCGTTGCTGGCCTTGCAGCTATAGTTGGTTTCCTTATTATGAATGTTACTATGGGTCTTGTTGCAGGAGTAACTTCAGATATTGTAGCTAATAATCCAGCTTATGCAAATGTACTTGGAATACCTACCCTTCAAACGGGAGTATTTGGTGGTATTATAATTGGTATTGCCGCAGCTCAAATATACAAGAAATTTCATAATATTGAGTTTCCAGCTTACCTAGGTTTCTTTGCAGGAAAAAGATTTGTTCCAATAGTAACTGCAGTATTTGCTCTTTTCATAGGGATAATTATGACCTTTGCATGGCCACCTATTCAAGATGGCTTAAATATATTTTCACATAGCATGATTGATGCAAACAAAACTTTTGCCGCCTTCGTATTTGGAGTTATAGAAAGAAGTCTTATTCCTTTTGGATTACATCATATTTTCTATAATCCATTTTGGTTCCAATTTGGAGAATATACAACAAAAGCTGGAGAAATCGTTCGTGGTGATAATTTAATATTCTTTGCACAGCTTAAAGATCATGTTACTTTAACAGCTGGTACATTTATGACTGGTAAGTTTCCATTTATGATGTTTGGACTTCCCGCAGCAGCTTATGCTATGTACAAAGAAGCTAAACCTGAAAATAGAAAATTAGTTGGAGGTTTATTGTTTTCAGCAGCCTTAACATCTTTCTTAACAGGTATAACGGAACCCATTGAATTCTCATTCTTATTCGTTGCACCAATACTATTTGCAATTCACTGTGTATTTGCTGGTTTATCCTTCATGACAATGCAAATATTAAAAGTTAAAATAGGTATGACGTTTTCAGGTGGATTAATTGACTTCTTACTATTTGGTGTTTTTCCAAATAGAACTAGTTGGTGGTTAGTTATTGTAGTAGGCCTGTTTTTTGCAGTAATTTACTACTTTGGATTTAGATTTGCCATTAGAAAATTTAATTTAAAAACTCCTGGAAGAGAAGAAGAAGGAAAAGAAAAAGTAATAGTAAATGTTAAAGGATTCGAACTTGCTACAGCAGTACTTGCTGCCCTGGGAGGAAAATCAAATATAAAAAACCTAGATGCTTGTATAACTCGCCTTCGTGTATCTGTTAACGACATTAAAAAAGTTGACAAAAATCAATTAAAAAGCCTTGGTGCTGCAGGTGTTATGGAAGTTGGAAACAATATTCAAGCAATATTTGGACCAAAATCCGACCAATTAAAAAGCCAAATTAAAAACATCATTGATGGGAAAATTATTACTTATGCTTCAAAAGAATCAGTAGACAAGAACTCTTTAGTTAAAAAAGAAGAGGATAACTTATTTGTTTCTCCTATTGAAGGAAAAATTCTTTCTATTGCAGAAGTTCCAGATGAAGTTTTTTCTCAAAAAATGATGGGTGATGGTTTTGCTATAGAGCCTTCAAAGGATCTAGGAGAAGTAGTTTCTCCTGTAAACGGAACTGTAATGACAGTATTTCCAACAAAACACGCTATAGCGATAATGTCAGATAACGGTAATGAAATACTAATCCACATAGGTATTGATTCTGTAAATCTTAAAGGAGAAGGTTTTGAAGTTTTAGCTAAAGAAGGAGATAAGATAACTGCTGGTCAGTTATTACTAAAAGTAAATTTTGGAGAAATAAAAACTAAAATTCCATCTATAATTACACCTATTATCTTCACTAACCTACCTGAAGATAAAAAAGTTTCAGTTAAAAATGGTGATAAAGTAACTGTGGGACAGAAAAATATAATTACAATAATTTAA
- a CDS encoding DUF3784 domain-containing protein, whose translation MFIGTAVFLIALFILFGIMLSLGKWSFLISGYNMMSQVEKDKYNEKAICKAMGNLMFSIAFCLFLSILSDVLNMDTLRQCVFIAIFIITVSTIIYLNVGKKFKKGN comes from the coding sequence ATGTTTATAGGTACAGCAGTATTTCTTATTGCTTTATTTATTCTCTTTGGTATAATGTTATCTTTAGGAAAATGGTCTTTTTTGATATCAGGATATAATATGATGTCTCAAGTAGAAAAAGATAAATATAACGAGAAAGCTATTTGTAAAGCTATGGGTAATCTAATGTTTAGTATTGCTTTTTGTTTGTTTCTCAGCATATTAAGTGATGTTTTAAATATGGATACTTTACGCCAATGTGTTTTTATAGCAATTTTTATTATAACTGTATCTACAATTATATATTTAAATGTTGGTAAAAAATTTAAAAAAGGTAACTAA
- a CDS encoding sensor histidine kinase: MNSLVCDMLDLSQLESGNFKLIKEVFYIDGLINSSVKKFNSIIQEKNITLKLNLIDKIKISGDWNRLDQVITNYLTNALRHTYENGTITINTIDEGNHVKVEVINEGKHIPKEYLDRIWENFYKIDKSRNRSLGGTGIGLSIVKNIIELPKGNYGVENIEEGVSFYFSIKKYESL; this comes from the coding sequence ATGAACAGCCTAGTTTGTGATATGCTTGATTTATCACAATTGGAATCTGGAAATTTTAAATTAATAAAAGAAGTTTTTTATATAGATGGTTTAATAAATTCTTCAGTAAAAAAGTTTAATTCAATTATACAAGAAAAAAATATAACTTTAAAATTAAATTTAATTGATAAAATCAAAATAAGTGGAGACTGGAATAGACTAGATCAGGTTATAACAAATTATTTAACAAATGCTCTAAGACATACCTATGAAAATGGTACAATAACCATAAATACTATAGATGAAGGAAACCACGTAAAAGTTGAGGTAATAAATGAAGGAAAACACATACCTAAAGAATACCTTGATAGAATATGGGAGAATTTTTATAAAATAGATAAATCAAGAAATAGATCCCTTGGAGGAACAGGCATTGGTCTGTCCATAGTAAAAAACATCATAGAACTACCCAAAGGTAATTATGGTGTTGAAAACATAGAAGAAGGAGTAAGCTTCTATTTTTCTATAAAAAAATATGAAAGTTTATAA
- a CDS encoding AraC family transcriptional regulator, protein MCYQFQKYLEHTDMKISDISAMVGYKQLSYFGSIFKKIEGCTPNEYRLKSDIDVE, encoded by the coding sequence ATATGTTATCAATTCCAAAAATACTTAGAGCATACAGATATGAAAATATCCGATATAAGTGCTATGGTTGGGTATAAACAGTTAAGCTATTTTGGAAGTATATTTAAAAAAATAGAAGGTTGTACACCAAATGAGTATAGGTTAAAGTCAGATATAGATGTAGAATGA
- a CDS encoding DUF3793 family protein produces MSMNDYFNLLSKRYEIACPHEIGIFLGYPVEDVITFVDCPNRKCKMVGYWKVYHDEEKAKAIFSKYDFFKHSFIESMLKGYKPTEFSIT; encoded by the coding sequence ATGAGTATGAATGACTACTTTAATCTTTTAAGTAAAAGATATGAAATTGCATGCCCACACGAAATAGGAATTTTTTTAGGCTATCCAGTAGAGGATGTTATAACTTTTGTGGATTGCCCTAATAGGAAATGTAAGATGGTAGGTTACTGGAAAGTATATCATGATGAAGAAAAAGCTAAAGCTATTTTTAGTAAATATGATTTTTTTAAGCATTCCTTTATTGAAAGTATGCTTAAGGGATATAAGCCCACTGAATTTTCTATAACTTAA
- a CDS encoding cache domain-containing protein — MRSIKSKIILVFTIFMSLILIITSNINYKIAKNRLTEQFIRDENNNVQKISVEINTRVSNAENISNVISEISENLDYNAKNYKYIKVYLTECLSNILKSNPDLETSYTFYNKDFQIEKEMPYVCILKDTEKGCITFEEENIDGFKYWEQDWYKTAISAKDFVWTEPYFEEATGRKLISGAKKLTNNKGDIIGVSGIDLNLNSIEKMMKNVKLENKGSAFLVSSKGSFIYHPNKDYILRKNIKNESYLNKISSEISNKDNGYKLIKYNNADYYLFYSKVKSSNWSLIFAIPADYIEKQLKKILITNTEILILGMSAFIIVTIIFAKKVLKI, encoded by the coding sequence ATGAGGAGTATCAAATCAAAAATCATTCTGGTATTTACTATATTTATGAGCCTTATTCTTATAATTACATCAAATATAAATTATAAAATTGCTAAAAATAGGTTAACAGAACAATTTATTAGAGATGAGAATAATAACGTACAGAAAATATCAGTTGAAATAAATACCAGAGTAAGTAATGCTGAAAATATAAGTAATGTAATTTCTGAGATAAGTGAAAATCTTGATTATAATGCTAAAAATTATAAATATATAAAAGTATATCTTACAGAGTGTCTATCAAATATTTTAAAAAGCAACCCTGATTTGGAGACAAGCTACACTTTTTATAATAAAGATTTTCAAATAGAAAAAGAAATGCCTTATGTTTGCATTTTAAAAGATACAGAAAAAGGATGTATAACTTTTGAGGAAGAAAATATTGATGGATTTAAATACTGGGAACAAGATTGGTATAAAACTGCTATATCTGCGAAAGATTTTGTTTGGACTGAACCCTATTTCGAAGAAGCTACCGGTAGAAAACTTATTTCTGGAGCTAAAAAACTAACAAATAATAAAGGTGATATAATAGGTGTATCTGGAATAGATCTTAATTTAAACTCCATAGAAAAAATGATGAAAAATGTTAAGCTTGAAAATAAAGGATCTGCATTTCTAGTTTCATCTAAGGGGTCATTTATTTATCATCCAAATAAAGATTATATACTGAGAAAGAATATAAAAAATGAAAGTTATTTAAATAAAATTAGTAGTGAAATATCCAATAAAGATAATGGATATAAGCTAATAAAATATAATAATGCTGATTATTATCTATTTTATAGCAAAGTTAAATCCTCAAACTGGTCACTAATATTTGCAATACCTGCTGACTATATTGAAAAACAACTTAAAAAAATTCTTATAACTAACACTGAAATACTAATTTTAGGAATGAGTGCATTTATAATTGTAACTATAATTTTTGCAAAAAAAGTTTTAAAAATATAG
- a CDS encoding NifB/NifX family molybdenum-iron cluster-binding protein, with translation MKIAVASNGKNVSGHFGHCEGFTIYEVEEGKILNVNFTNNPGHKPGYLPVFLSELNVNVIISGGMGETAQNLFNENNIEVVVGAEGLALDAAKQYVEGGLKSTGSICREHANEGHCNE, from the coding sequence ATGAAAATAGCAGTTGCAAGTAATGGAAAGAACGTAAGTGGACATTTCGGACATTGTGAAGGATTTACAATATATGAGGTAGAAGAAGGTAAAATATTAAACGTAAACTTTACAAATAATCCAGGCCATAAACCAGGGTATTTACCAGTATTCTTAAGTGAATTAAATGTAAATGTTATAATATCAGGGGGAATGGGAGAAACAGCACAAAATCTTTTTAATGAGAATAATATTGAAGTGGTAGTTGGAGCTGAAGGTTTAGCTTTAGATGCAGCTAAACAATATGTAGAAGGTGGACTTAAATCTACAGGAAGTATTTGTAGAGAACATGCAAATGAAGGTCACTGCAACGAATAG
- a CDS encoding ferrous iron transport protein A: protein MKTLKDLKCGEKSTVVKLHGEGAVKRRIMDMGITRGIEIFVRKLAPLGDPIEVNIRNYELTIRKKDAQMIEVK from the coding sequence ATGAAAACATTAAAAGATCTAAAATGTGGTGAAAAGTCTACTGTTGTGAAACTTCATGGAGAAGGGGCAGTTAAAAGAAGAATTATGGATATGGGAATAACTAGAGGAATTGAAATATTTGTTCGTAAACTTGCGCCTTTAGGAGATCCAATTGAAGTTAATATTAGAAATTATGAATTAACTATTCGTAAAAAAGATGCGCAGATGATTGAAGTAAAATAA
- a CDS encoding MFS transporter, with product MRKRWLVLLWAFLTIMTGFTRSFTQLYIVRVLFGFGEGVQPPCAFKLNSNWFPNKERATANAIFTSANSIGPAVANPFAASIIGAFAWRSIVYILISIWYIL from the coding sequence ATGAGAAAGAGATGGTTAGTTTTATTATGGGCATTTTTAACTATTATGACTGGGTTTACTCGTTCTTTTACTCAGCTTTATATAGTAAGAGTTTTATTTGGTTTTGGAGAAGGGGTGCAACCACCTTGTGCTTTTAAACTAAACAGTAATTGGTTTCCTAATAAAGAGAGAGCAACAGCTAATGCCATATTTACTTCAGCTAATTCTATAGGACCTGCAGTAGCTAATCCTTTTGCAGCTTCGATTATTGGAGCATTTGCTTGGCGTTCTATAGTTTATATTTTAATATCAATATGGTATATATTGTGA
- a CDS encoding NifB/NifX family molybdenum-iron cluster-binding protein, which produces MKIAISSMGKTKEDLLDIRFGRCEYFQIYNTENKEIIILENKGLNASGGAGIAAANQLIEEKVNVVVTGKLGPNAFDIIDKEGIKAYSCDSLKIIKVMEYYNKGELKEIKMAGPSHQG; this is translated from the coding sequence ATGAAAATAGCAATTTCATCAATGGGAAAAACTAAAGAAGATTTACTTGATATAAGATTTGGAAGATGTGAGTACTTTCAAATTTACAATACTGAGAATAAAGAAATAATAATTCTAGAAAATAAAGGTCTAAATGCAAGCGGTGGGGCGGGAATAGCTGCTGCTAATCAATTGATAGAAGAAAAGGTAAATGTGGTTGTTACAGGAAAACTAGGACCAAATGCTTTTGATATTATTGATAAAGAAGGGATTAAAGCTTATAGTTGTGATTCCCTTAAAATAATTAAAGTTATGGAATATTACAATAAGGGAGAGCTTAAAGAAATAAAAATGGCAGGTCCTTCACATCAAGGATAA
- a CDS encoding HD-GYP domain-containing protein, which produces MLDKLLFKFKERKLYHDVIESLVAALEAKDIYTKGHSDRVADMSYEISKKLGIKGVSLEQIHIAAHLHDIGKIGVPDKVLNKKGRLNPHELEYIKMHPRIGFDILSKSRTLKNISKIVLYHHERWDGKGYPEGISGLSIPIGSRIIAVSDAIDAMTSDRPYRKAMDLSSCLRELEVNKALMFDPIIVECVLNRANIVNKFIQNKKINNF; this is translated from the coding sequence ATGCTTGATAAATTGCTGTTTAAATTTAAAGAGAGAAAATTATATCATGATGTAATAGAAAGTTTAGTAGCAGCCCTTGAAGCTAAAGATATTTATACTAAAGGACATTCTGATAGGGTAGCTGATATGAGCTATGAAATTTCCAAAAAACTCGGAATTAAAGGGGTATCTTTGGAACAAATACATATTGCAGCACACCTACATGATATAGGAAAAATAGGAGTTCCAGATAAGGTTCTAAATAAAAAAGGAAGGCTAAATCCACATGAGTTGGAATATATAAAAATGCATCCAAGAATAGGGTTTGATATTTTAAGCAAATCAAGAACACTTAAAAACATAAGTAAAATAGTGCTTTATCATCATGAAAGATGGGATGGTAAAGGATATCCAGAAGGTATTTCTGGATTATCAATACCTATAGGGTCTAGAATCATTGCAGTAAGTGATGCTATAGATGCTATGACTTCAGATAGACCTTATAGGAAAGCTATGGATTTAAGTAGTTGTTTAAGAGAATTAGAGGTTAATAAAGCTTTGATGTTTGACCCTATAATAGTTGAATGTGTTTTAAATAGGGCAAATATCGTAAATAAGTTTATTCAAAACAAGAAAATAAATAATTTTTAA
- a CDS encoding response regulator transcription factor, with translation MKETLLIVDDEERILDLISIYLKKENYNVIKAFNGLEAIKIFNNEKIDLIILDVMMPIMDGWDVCKEIRKNSDVPIIMLTAKAEEDDELIGFQLGIDHYVTKPFSPKTLIARVKAIIRRTNSSTSTSDNTKDLNNINGICIDKLCHKVSIDNIEINLSPKEFELLHYLILNKGIVLTREKILDTLWGIDYLGDLRTVDTAIKRLREKIGSKSYLISTIRGVGYRFEVKNEK, from the coding sequence ATGAAAGAAACCCTTCTAATAGTTGATGATGAGGAAAGAATTCTAGATCTTATATCCATTTACTTAAAAAAAGAAAATTATAATGTAATTAAGGCTTTTAATGGTTTGGAAGCTATTAAAATATTTAATAATGAAAAAATAGATTTAATAATATTAGATGTAATGATGCCTATTATGGATGGATGGGATGTATGTAAAGAAATCAGAAAGAACTCTGATGTACCTATAATAATGCTTACAGCCAAAGCTGAAGAAGATGACGAACTAATTGGCTTCCAACTTGGCATAGATCACTATGTAACAAAACCTTTTTCTCCAAAAACTCTTATTGCAAGAGTCAAAGCAATAATTAGGCGAACCAATTCTAGTACAAGTACCTCTGACAACACAAAGGATTTAAATAATATTAACGGTATTTGTATAGATAAACTATGTCATAAAGTGAGCATAGACAATATAGAAATTAATTTATCCCCTAAGGAATTTGAACTTCTCCATTATCTAATTCTCAATAAAGGCATAGTTTTAACAAGGGAAAAAATATTAGATACTTTATGGGGAATAGATTATTTAGGGGATTTAAGAACTGTAGACACTGCCATAAAAAGATTAAGAGAAAAAATTGGAAGTAAATCTTATCTAATATCAACTATAAGAGGAGTTGGATATAGATTTGAGGTGAAAAATGAAAAATAG